From one Myxococcales bacterium genomic stretch:
- a CDS encoding PAS domain-containing protein encodes MTRKKLFWKLYPVQIAILLFSLAALFGYTTLILRNFYFDHTANILETDARLLAEEIKNADPTRMPLELNDICRRLDRETGTRYTLIRPSGEVLADSEQTPAAMDNHADRPEVREALAGKVGRSIRYSFTLKKDLVYVAVPIRLQNPGGQPVIVRASMPLPVFKQALNNLDLRIALGGLAVALLAGGLLWWTARRVTRPLQAVARGAARLAEGDFSTRVQAADYEESAVLADSLNRMAGQLDQWIRTVTRQQREQEAVLANMNEAVMLIDGERRIVRLNQAAGRLLGVDPQQAAGRLILEVARYANLQKFIGELLEKGQRSEADLLLHDGGERFLLAYGIFLPPTAEQDGAVALIVLHDVTRLKKLENLRREFVANVSHELKTPITSIKGFVETLRDGAINDPENAKNFLAIVSNHAERLNSIIDDLLFLSKIEQDEQAATVAGEPARLAGVVQSALNICAARIAEKKAAVELTGDLELQVVVNQKLLELAVVNLLDNALKYGEAGSRVTIRLEGTPTEARLVVADSGCGIEAEHLPRIFERFYRVDKARSRKLGGTGLGLAIVKHIVNVHRGQITVQSEPGKGSVFTIHLPRA; translated from the coding sequence GTGACAAGAAAAAAACTGTTCTGGAAATTGTACCCCGTCCAAATCGCCATTCTCCTGTTTAGTCTGGCGGCCCTGTTCGGGTACACCACCCTGATCCTGCGGAATTTCTATTTCGACCATACCGCCAACATCCTCGAAACCGACGCCCGCCTGTTGGCCGAGGAGATTAAAAACGCCGATCCGACGCGGATGCCGCTCGAACTGAACGACATCTGCCGGCGCCTGGACCGGGAGACCGGCACGCGTTACACGCTCATCCGGCCGTCGGGCGAGGTGCTCGCCGACTCCGAACAAACTCCGGCGGCGATGGACAACCATGCCGACCGGCCCGAGGTGCGCGAAGCCCTGGCCGGAAAAGTCGGCCGTTCGATCCGCTACAGCTTCACGCTGAAGAAGGACCTGGTTTACGTCGCCGTGCCGATCCGTCTGCAAAACCCGGGGGGACAACCCGTGATCGTGCGCGCATCCATGCCCCTGCCGGTTTTCAAACAGGCGCTGAACAACCTCGATCTCCGCATCGCGCTGGGCGGTCTGGCGGTGGCGCTGCTGGCCGGCGGTTTGCTCTGGTGGACGGCGCGGCGCGTCACCCGGCCGCTCCAAGCGGTCGCCCGCGGCGCGGCGCGGCTGGCCGAAGGCGATTTCTCGACCCGCGTCCAGGCCGCCGATTACGAGGAATCGGCCGTCCTCGCCGACTCGTTGAATCGGATGGCCGGCCAGCTCGACCAATGGATCCGCACCGTGACGCGGCAGCAGCGCGAGCAGGAAGCCGTGCTGGCGAACATGAACGAAGCGGTCATGCTGATCGACGGCGAACGGCGGATCGTGCGCCTCAACCAGGCGGCCGGGCGCCTGCTGGGGGTCGATCCGCAACAGGCGGCGGGCCGTTTGATCCTGGAGGTGGCGCGATACGCGAATCTGCAGAAATTCATCGGTGAATTGCTGGAAAAGGGCCAACGCTCCGAGGCCGACCTGTTGTTGCACGACGGCGGCGAGCGGTTCCTGCTGGCCTATGGAATTTTTCTGCCGCCGACCGCCGAACAGGACGGCGCGGTCGCCTTGATCGTGCTGCACGACGTCACGCGCCTGAAAAAGCTGGAAAACCTGCGGCGCGAGTTCGTCGCCAACGTTTCGCACGAACTCAAAACCCCCATCACTTCCATTAAAGGTTTCGTGGAAACGTTGCGGGACGGGGCGATCAACGACCCGGAAAACGCCAAAAACTTCCTCGCCATCGTGTCCAATCACGCCGAACGGCTCAATTCGATCATCGACGACCTGCTGTTCCTGTCGAAAATCGAGCAGGACGAGCAGGCCGCGACCGTCGCCGGCGAACCGGCGCGCCTGGCCGGAGTCGTCCAGTCGGCGCTCAATATCTGCGCGGCGCGGATCGCCGAAAAAAAGGCCGCGGTCGAGCTGACCGGCGACCTGGAACTGCAAGTGGTCGTCAACCAGAAGTTGCTTGAATTGGCGGTCGTCAACCTGCTGGACAACGCGCTGAAATACGGCGAGGCCGGCAGCCGGGTGACGATCCGGCTCGAAGGCACCCCGACCGAAGCGCGACTCGTCGTGGCCGACAGCGGTTGCGGCATCGAAGCCGAACACCTGCCGCGGATCTTCGAGCGTTTTTACCGGGTGGACAAGGCGCGCAGCCGCAAACTGGGCGGCACCGGGTTGGGTCTGGCGATCGTCAAACACATCGTCAACGTGCATCGCGGGCAAATCACCGTGCAAAGCGAACCCGGCAAAGGCAGTGTTTTTACGATTCATTTGCCACGCGCCTGA
- the pstS gene encoding phosphate ABC transporter substrate-binding protein PstS: MKPWKLIALTILAGLLILPATGLKALAGEIINGAGATFPYPLYAQWAYKYEKLTGVKMNYQSIGSGGGIAQIKAKTVDFGASDAPLTQAELNEAGLVQFPMVMGGVVPVVNVKGIGAGKLKLTPAALADIYLGKIKKWDDPAIKAANPGLALPSTPIYVIHRADGSGTTWIFTNYLAKISAEWKTKVGADKAVSWPTGLGGKGNEGVAAYVQKTNGAIGYVEYAYALQNKMAFTLLQNQAGKFVAPTLESFQAAAANADWKNAPGFYLVLIDQPGDGSWPITGATFILMHKAQANGAKAQTILKFFDWCFAHGKDQAVALHYVPLPDSVIQLVQSEWKKSIAAGGQPVW, encoded by the coding sequence ATGAAACCCTGGAAACTGATTGCCTTGACGATCCTGGCCGGCTTGCTGATTCTGCCGGCGACCGGCTTGAAGGCCCTGGCCGGTGAAATCATCAACGGCGCCGGCGCGACGTTCCCTTACCCCCTGTACGCACAGTGGGCCTACAAATACGAAAAACTCACCGGCGTCAAAATGAACTACCAGTCGATCGGCTCCGGCGGCGGCATCGCCCAGATCAAGGCGAAGACCGTCGATTTCGGCGCCTCCGACGCCCCGCTGACCCAGGCGGAACTGAACGAAGCCGGCCTGGTGCAATTTCCGATGGTGATGGGCGGCGTCGTGCCGGTGGTCAACGTGAAAGGCATCGGCGCCGGCAAACTGAAACTGACGCCCGCCGCGCTGGCCGATATCTACCTGGGTAAAATTAAAAAATGGGACGATCCGGCGATCAAGGCCGCCAATCCCGGCCTCGCCCTGCCGAGCACCCCGATCTACGTGATTCACCGCGCCGACGGCTCCGGCACCACCTGGATCTTCACCAACTACCTGGCCAAGATTTCGGCCGAATGGAAAACCAAGGTCGGCGCCGACAAGGCCGTTTCCTGGCCGACCGGCTTGGGCGGCAAAGGCAACGAGGGCGTCGCCGCTTACGTGCAGAAAACCAACGGCGCCATCGGCTACGTCGAATACGCCTATGCCCTGCAAAACAAAATGGCCTTTACCCTGCTGCAGAACCAGGCCGGGAAATTCGTCGCCCCGACCCTCGAAAGTTTCCAGGCCGCCGCGGCCAACGCCGACTGGAAAAACGCCCCCGGCTTCTACCTGGTCCTGATCGACCAGCCGGGCGACGGCAGTTGGCCGATCACCGGCGCGACTTTCATCCTGATGCACAAGGCGCAGGCCAACGGCGCCAAGGCGCAGACGATCCTGAAGTTCTTCGACTGGTGCTTCGCCCACGGCAAGGACCAGGCGGTTGCGTTGCATTACGTGCCGCTGCCCGACAGCGTGATCCAGCTCGTGCAGTCCGAGTGGAAGAAATCCATCGCGGCGGGCGGCCAGCCGGTCTGGTAG
- the pstC gene encoding phosphate ABC transporter permease subunit PstC: MSDQVVRQTRTGDRVFKGLTLVSAIGIPLLMAGIFAVLYSGSREALGRFGWRFLISQDWDPVAKLFGAASSVYGTLVSTLIAMALAVPLGLVIALFLVELAPPRLSKILGYGIELLAAIPSIIYGMWGLFVFAPFMAEHIQPWLGEHLGFLPLFQGPPMGLGMLTAGVILALMVLPFISSVMRDVFHMVPPIIKEAGYGMGATTWEVTRKIMVPYGISGLLGACFLGLGRAIGETMAVTFVIGNNHHVSASLFEPANSIASTLANEFTEAAEPLYLNSLIGLGLVLFVMTILIQIAAQLWLRGIQKKMGAPR, encoded by the coding sequence ATGAGCGACCAGGTAGTGCGACAGACACGCACCGGCGACCGGGTTTTCAAGGGTTTGACCCTCGTCTCGGCGATCGGGATTCCCCTGCTGATGGCCGGTATTTTCGCCGTGCTCTACAGCGGTTCGCGGGAGGCGCTCGGCCGTTTCGGCTGGCGGTTTCTGATCTCGCAGGACTGGGACCCCGTCGCGAAGCTGTTCGGCGCGGCCAGTTCGGTCTACGGCACCCTGGTTTCCACTCTGATCGCCATGGCGTTGGCGGTGCCGCTAGGCCTGGTGATCGCCCTGTTTCTGGTGGAACTGGCGCCGCCACGCCTGAGCAAGATCCTGGGCTACGGCATCGAATTGCTCGCCGCCATCCCCAGCATCATTTACGGCATGTGGGGGTTGTTCGTCTTCGCGCCGTTCATGGCCGAACACATTCAGCCCTGGCTGGGCGAACACCTCGGCTTTCTGCCGCTCTTCCAGGGGCCGCCGATGGGCCTGGGCATGCTGACCGCCGGCGTCATCCTGGCCTTGATGGTGCTGCCGTTCATCAGTTCGGTGATGCGCGACGTGTTCCACATGGTGCCGCCGATCATCAAGGAAGCCGGCTACGGCATGGGCGCCACGACCTGGGAAGTGACCCGCAAGATCATGGTCCCGTACGGCATTTCCGGCTTGCTGGGCGCCTGTTTTCTCGGCCTGGGCCGGGCGATCGGCGAAACGATGGCGGTCACCTTCGTGATCGGCAACAACCATCACGTCTCCGCCTCGCTGTTCGAACCGGCCAACAGCATCGCCTCGACCCTGGCCAACGAATTCACCGAGGCCGCCGAACCGCTCTACCTCAACTCGCTGATCGGCCTGGGCCTGGTGCTGTTCGTCATGACCATTCTCATCCAGATCGCGGCGCAACTCTGGCTGCGGGGCATCCAGAAAAAAATGGGGGCGCCGCGATGA
- the pstA gene encoding phosphate ABC transporter permease PstA, producing MNRRPPLGRKITNGIVTVISALAALIGIFFLGWILLEIFQRGATSLNAAFFTQLPTPPGIPGGGLANALVGTGLLTALAIALGVPMGVLAGMYLSEYGRHSRLGAVVRFTVNVMMGVPSIIVGLFAYGLLVRPFGHFSGFAGAVALAIIMLPVVARTSEDMLRLVPDSLRESALALGAPRWRTIVGVVLQAAKRGMITGTLLAVARVSGETAPLLFTALNSPYWPNSLFQPTANLTVTIFNYAMSPYVDWQQAAWGASLLITAAVLALTILARLGFMGVKK from the coding sequence ATGAACCGCCGTCCGCCGCTCGGCCGCAAAATCACCAACGGGATCGTCACCGTGATTTCTGCGCTGGCCGCGTTGATCGGCATTTTTTTCCTCGGCTGGATCCTGCTGGAAATCTTCCAGCGGGGGGCGACTTCGCTCAACGCCGCTTTCTTCACGCAATTGCCGACACCGCCGGGCATCCCCGGCGGCGGCCTGGCCAACGCGCTGGTCGGCACCGGACTGCTGACCGCCCTGGCGATCGCGCTGGGCGTACCGATGGGCGTGCTGGCCGGCATGTACCTGTCCGAGTACGGTCGCCATTCGCGTCTGGGCGCCGTCGTGCGCTTCACCGTCAACGTGATGATGGGCGTGCCGTCGATCATCGTCGGCCTGTTCGCCTACGGCCTGCTGGTGCGGCCGTTCGGCCACTTTTCCGGCTTCGCGGGCGCCGTGGCGCTGGCGATCATCATGCTGCCGGTCGTGGCGCGGACCTCCGAGGACATGCTGCGCCTGGTGCCGGATTCGTTGCGCGAATCGGCCCTGGCGCTGGGCGCGCCGCGCTGGCGGACAATCGTCGGCGTGGTGCTGCAGGCGGCCAAACGCGGCATGATCACCGGCACCCTGCTCGCCGTGGCCCGCGTCAGCGGCGAAACCGCGCCGTTGTTGTTCACCGCGCTCAACAGTCCGTACTGGCCGAATTCGCTGTTCCAGCCCACGGCCAATCTGACCGTCACGATTTTCAACTACGCCATGTCGCCGTATGTGGATTGGCAGCAGGCCGCCTGGGGCGCCTCGCTGCTGATCACCGCCGCGGTGCTGGCGCTGACCATCCTGGCCCGGCTCGGGTTCATGGGGGTGAAAAAATGA
- the pstB gene encoding phosphate ABC transporter ATP-binding protein PstB — protein MQTFAEMMNPVAGAIEAATTTARDQVVTGAKLRVEHLDFYYGSHRALVDNNLDILDGKVTAIIGPSGCGKSTHIRVFNRIYELYRDQRATGHIYLDGQDILAPNIDRIDLRRRVGMIFQKPSPFPMSVYENVAYGLRLHYRLTKGELAERVEKALVDAALWDEVKDKLAQPGTALSGGQQQRLCISRAIAVKPEVLLMDEPTSAIDPVATAKIEELIDTLRGRYTIVIVTHNMQQAARISDYTAFFYEGKIVEYGTTKKIFTKPDHKQTEDYITGRFG, from the coding sequence ATGCAGACCTTCGCGGAAATGATGAATCCGGTGGCCGGCGCCATCGAAGCCGCGACGACGACGGCGCGGGACCAGGTCGTCACCGGCGCCAAGCTGCGCGTCGAACACCTGGATTTCTATTATGGTAGCCATCGGGCGCTCGTCGACAACAATCTGGACATTCTGGACGGCAAGGTGACGGCGATCATCGGGCCGTCGGGCTGCGGCAAATCGACCCACATCCGCGTTTTCAACCGCATCTACGAGTTGTACCGCGACCAGCGCGCCACCGGCCACATCTACCTCGACGGCCAGGACATCCTGGCGCCCAACATCGATCGGATCGATTTGCGGCGGCGCGTCGGCATGATCTTTCAGAAGCCGTCGCCCTTTCCGATGAGCGTGTACGAAAACGTCGCCTACGGCCTGCGGCTGCATTACCGCCTGACGAAGGGCGAACTGGCCGAGCGCGTGGAAAAAGCCCTGGTCGACGCCGCGCTGTGGGACGAGGTGAAGGACAAGCTGGCCCAGCCGGGCACCGCCCTGTCGGGCGGCCAGCAGCAGCGCCTGTGCATCTCGCGCGCCATCGCCGTCAAGCCGGAAGTGCTGCTGATGGACGAACCGACCTCGGCCATCGATCCGGTGGCCACCGCAAAAATCGAGGAACTCATCGACACGTTGCGCGGCCGTTACACGATCGTGATCGTCACCCACAACATGCAGCAAGCCGCCCGCATCTCCGATTACACCGCCTTCTTCTACGAAGGGAAAATCGTCGAGTACGGGACGACCAAAAAAATCTTCACCAAGCCGGACCACAAACAAACGGAAGACTACATCACCGGCCGTTTCGGCTGA
- the phoU gene encoding phosphate signaling complex protein PhoU, producing the protein MAKLLSKQIEKLKTGILELGAIVEERVHLAVQALMSLDAGLAEKIVRDDEEINHREVDLEEECLKVLALYQPVAIDLRFIIAILKINNDLERIGDLAVSIAQRTRFLAQQPERIAPPTNLPLMADKTQSMLKRSLDSLVHLDSPTARGVLECDKEVDAIRHEINRLMYEAMRRNPARLECYIQVLLAASHLERIADHATNIAEDVIYLAEGEIVRHGAL; encoded by the coding sequence ATGGCAAAGCTGCTTTCCAAGCAAATCGAGAAACTCAAAACCGGCATTCTCGAACTGGGCGCCATCGTCGAGGAACGCGTGCACCTGGCGGTGCAGGCCCTGATGTCGCTGGACGCCGGACTGGCCGAAAAAATCGTGCGGGACGACGAGGAAATCAATCATCGGGAAGTCGATCTCGAGGAGGAGTGCTTGAAGGTTCTGGCGCTCTACCAGCCGGTCGCGATCGATCTGCGCTTCATCATCGCCATTCTCAAGATCAACAACGACCTGGAACGCATCGGCGACCTGGCGGTCAGCATCGCCCAGCGAACCCGCTTTCTCGCCCAACAACCGGAACGCATCGCGCCGCCGACCAACCTGCCGCTGATGGCCGACAAGACGCAAAGCATGCTCAAGCGCAGTCTCGATTCGCTGGTTCATCTGGATTCGCCCACCGCCCGCGGCGTCCTCGAATGCGACAAGGAAGTCGACGCCATCCGCCACGAGATCAACCGGCTGATGTACGAGGCCATGCGCCGGAATCCGGCGCGGCTCGAATGCTACATCCAGGTGTTGCTGGCGGCGAGCCATTTGGAACGCATCGCCGACCATGCCACGAACATCGCCGAGGACGTCATCTACCTGGCCGAGGGTGAAATCGTGCGCCACGGCGCGCTGTAA